From the genome of Spirosomataceae bacterium TFI 002, one region includes:
- a CDS encoding TonB-linked outer membrane protein, SusC/RagA family → MKVLPKTIYQSFSTLLCFLCLFYTAQAQTKITGKVTDEESLGLPGVTIVVKGTTIGTTTDMEGLFSLQVPSKDQTLVVSYIGYTTQELAIGNKTNFNISMSVDAANLDEIVVIGYGTVKKKDLTGAVSQIDAKRLESEATSNISDMLRGSVPGLAVGFNNGPKGISSAGDFQVRGQTTVRTDAAENRAANAPLIVLDGMIYSGDLADINPTDISTFDILKDASSAAIYGSRASNGVILITTKRGKTGKPTINVSSSIGTTALSGQEIDVLGPQQFIDWRIAGFESAQRKQLTSPGYYNNPASLPSGVNVDAWKAYDGSTENPDNVSVWLNRLGMSDREINNYKEGNTENWADRIYQTGIRNDHNLSISGSTDKTSYYWSLGYVNNESHVYNDSYNAIRTRLNFEATVTDFLKVGTNMQFAAKDESPYASSQNLNNNTPFGSFYEDDGVTIAAAPTDNISNSRHPYLNLTYNVREVKNNAINAKIYGIVTFPLGITLTSEYIPSINWNRSFSHRSSADPFSLDNGYVNRINYNSYGWQMNNIVKWNKELGLHRFDVTLLQNAEKFQDWRTEVARSQFQPSDVLGYHDIGSATNDVNINSSDNYETGTALMARLNYVFNDRYLLTGAFRRDGYSAFGQKNPTADFGSVAAAWTLSEEEFFKSKLIDLLKLRFSVGTNGNRSIGRYSALSNLNTGRYVQIINGSPQYVSQLYSTRLANADLQWEKTTAYNLGLDYSLKNGRINGSLEVYYMKTKDLLIARSLPDVTGYNSVTSNLGQVDNRGFEINVNTVNIQKNSFSWRSGFALSFNRNKVVHLYGDMEDVLDGSGNVIGQKESDDVTNQWFIGHALDEIWDYEVLGIWQTDEAEVAKTYSRSPGDYKIDDKNGDGVYTNEDKVFQGYSIPQYRLNLRNDFKYKNFDLSIKMYSYLGYKSSNNHLKNDDVFYDRASGFDVPYWTAENPNNKWARVESYSSGFNVYENNSFLRVDNIALSYSVPSNIIEKAKIGNMRLSLIAQNPAVYAPTWSWMDPEQKGYTPSFYTFKVNLTL, encoded by the coding sequence ATGAAAGTTTTACCAAAAACAATTTATCAATCATTTAGCACCCTCCTGTGCTTTCTGTGCCTGTTTTATACAGCTCAAGCACAAACAAAAATCACAGGAAAGGTGACCGACGAAGAATCTTTAGGACTCCCTGGAGTTACTATCGTAGTAAAAGGAACGACCATCGGAACTACTACTGACATGGAAGGCCTTTTTAGTTTACAAGTTCCAAGTAAGGATCAAACTTTAGTAGTGTCGTATATAGGTTATACCACACAAGAATTGGCTATTGGAAACAAAACCAATTTTAACATTTCTATGAGTGTTGATGCCGCCAACTTAGATGAAATTGTAGTAATTGGTTACGGTACGGTCAAGAAGAAAGATTTGACCGGAGCAGTTTCACAAATCGACGCAAAAAGACTGGAAAGTGAGGCAACTTCAAACATATCTGATATGTTAAGAGGTAGCGTTCCTGGATTGGCTGTTGGTTTCAATAACGGACCAAAAGGTATCTCAAGTGCTGGCGATTTTCAGGTAAGAGGGCAAACTACTGTTAGAACAGATGCTGCTGAAAACAGAGCTGCAAATGCTCCTTTAATTGTATTAGACGGTATGATTTACTCAGGCGACTTGGCTGACATTAACCCAACTGATATTTCTACTTTCGACATATTAAAAGATGCTTCTTCTGCAGCGATTTATGGTTCTCGTGCTTCCAATGGAGTAATCCTTATTACAACCAAAAGAGGAAAAACTGGAAAACCTACGATTAATGTTTCATCAAGTATTGGAACAACGGCACTTTCAGGTCAAGAAATTGACGTTTTAGGACCACAACAATTTATTGATTGGAGAATTGCAGGTTTTGAAAGTGCACAACGTAAGCAACTTACAAGTCCAGGATATTATAATAATCCTGCTTCTCTACCATCAGGTGTGAATGTGGACGCTTGGAAAGCTTATGATGGCTCAACAGAAAACCCAGATAATGTTTCTGTTTGGTTAAATAGATTGGGAATGTCTGACAGAGAAATTAATAATTACAAAGAAGGTAATACTGAAAATTGGGCAGACAGAATCTACCAAACTGGTATTAGAAACGATCATAACTTAAGTATCTCTGGTAGTACGGACAAAACTAGCTACTACTGGTCTTTAGGCTATGTAAATAATGAAAGCCACGTTTATAACGATAGCTACAATGCGATCAGAACTCGTTTAAACTTTGAGGCGACAGTTACGGACTTCTTGAAAGTTGGTACTAATATGCAATTTGCTGCTAAGGATGAATCTCCTTATGCTTCTAGTCAAAACCTTAATAACAATACTCCTTTCGGGTCTTTTTATGAGGATGACGGCGTAACAATTGCAGCAGCACCTACTGACAATATTTCGAATTCAAGGCATCCATATTTGAACCTAACTTACAATGTTCGCGAGGTGAAAAACAATGCTATCAATGCAAAAATATATGGTATTGTAACTTTCCCATTAGGAATTACATTGACTTCAGAATACATTCCAAGTATCAACTGGAATAGAAGTTTTAGTCATAGAAGCTCTGCTGATCCTTTCAGTTTAGATAATGGATATGTTAACCGTATCAACTATAATTCTTACGGATGGCAAATGAACAATATAGTAAAATGGAATAAGGAATTGGGCCTTCACAGGTTTGATGTTACCTTATTGCAAAATGCTGAAAAGTTCCAAGATTGGAGAACTGAAGTTGCAAGAAGTCAATTCCAGCCAAGTGATGTGTTAGGATATCATGACATTGGGTCTGCTACCAATGATGTAAACATTAACAGTAGTGACAATTATGAAACTGGAACAGCTTTAATGGCAAGATTGAATTATGTATTCAATGACCGTTACCTTTTGACAGGTGCTTTTAGAAGAGACGGTTATTCTGCTTTTGGTCAGAAAAACCCAACTGCTGATTTTGGTTCTGTTGCTGCGGCATGGACACTTTCTGAAGAGGAATTCTTTAAAAGTAAGTTGATTGATTTACTTAAACTTAGATTTTCTGTTGGAACGAATGGTAACAGAAGTATCGGTAGATATTCTGCCCTTTCTAACTTAAACACAGGCAGATACGTACAGATTATAAATGGTTCTCCTCAATATGTATCTCAGCTATACTCTACAAGATTAGCAAATGCTGACCTTCAATGGGAAAAAACAACTGCATATAACTTAGGATTAGACTACTCATTGAAAAATGGTAGAATTAACGGTAGTTTGGAAGTTTACTACATGAAAACCAAAGATTTGTTAATTGCAAGAAGTTTACCAGATGTAACTGGTTATAACTCTGTAACCTCAAACCTTGGTCAAGTAGATAACCGTGGTTTTGAAATAAATGTAAACACTGTAAACATTCAAAAGAACAGCTTCAGCTGGAGATCTGGTTTCGCTTTATCATTTAACAGAAACAAAGTGGTTCACCTTTATGGAGACATGGAAGACGTTCTTGACGGATCAGGAAACGTTATCGGTCAAAAAGAGTCTGATGATGTTACAAACCAATGGTTCATTGGTCATGCTTTAGACGAAATCTGGGACTACGAAGTACTTGGAATTTGGCAAACAGATGAGGCAGAAGTAGCAAAAACTTACTCAAGATCTCCTGGAGATTATAAAATCGATGATAAAAATGGTGATGGTGTTTACACCAACGAAGACAAAGTTTTTCAAGGTTATTCTATACCGCAATACAGACTTAACTTAAGAAATGACTTTAAGTACAAGAACTTTGATTTGTCTATCAAAATGTACTCTTACTTAGGCTATAAGTCTTCAAACAATCACCTTAAAAATGACGACGTATTTTATGACAGAGCGTCTGGCTTTGATGTACCTTACTGGACAGCTGAAAACCCAAATAACAAGTGGGCAAGAGTAGAAAGCTACTCATCAGGTTTCAATGTATATGAAAACAACTCTTTTTTACGTGTTGACAACATAGCTCTTTCTTACAGTGTTCCAAGCAACATTATTGAGAAAGCTAAAATTGGCAATATGAGATTGTCTTTAATTGCTCAAAATCCAGCAGTATATGCTCCTACTTGGAGCTGGATGGATCCTGAGCAAAAGGGTTACACCCCAAGTTTTTACACATTCAAAGTAAACCTTACACTGTAA
- a CDS encoding Starch-binding associating with outer membrane, with translation MKKISIYILFTFSLVMTSTSCSDSFLEPKPLSFYAPENAFIDAAGFDAALVACLRNVRHEYFGDGAPIISESIFSDIAVEGTTDKTGPAMDLPAQILPDANLNNTNTNKIGWYWNESYKRIRYASAVVSRIDNATYKNEAERNHVLGKAYFHIARTYYRLTMQFGDVPMVLGETTSPRLDFNTVDRESILRKCKKDLEFAAKWVKTEKEGNVIGDVTKAACNHVLTQVNLALGEFDAAIASANAIINDGHHALMTQRFGVDKSDPTKDVVWDLHQGLNKALPENTERIYLMIAREGFEEDDNSRISVMRQVVPFWGNNINTPSGVKGTSDQPLGSASVEIDLVNKYGRGIGRCRSSAYHHTEIWGDKTDYRHKKGNWVEMSDLVYNHPNLKAKGDTYYNKNLQLYSNDGNLLCADTIRSWYGWPQYKTFVADPTDVTPDGGRGDWYLYRLAETYLLRAEAYYWKGDLTNAAASINAVRTRANAAPIAVNDVNIGTILDERARELFYEEPRKTELTRMAYILAKTGKQAYNGKTYNLANFSKDNFWYDRVIEKNNFYRENIVAPHYTYRAAPHIALWPIPASAINANTKGVINQNEGYPSFGKKITPYKWVDGEGEGELVPQ, from the coding sequence ATGAAAAAAATATCAATATATATATTATTCACTTTTAGCTTGGTTATGACCTCCACCAGCTGCTCAGACAGCTTTTTGGAACCAAAACCATTATCGTTCTACGCTCCTGAAAACGCATTTATTGATGCGGCAGGTTTTGATGCAGCTCTGGTTGCTTGCCTAAGAAATGTTCGACATGAATACTTCGGAGATGGTGCACCTATTATTTCTGAATCCATTTTTTCGGATATTGCTGTAGAAGGAACAACAGATAAAACAGGTCCAGCAATGGATTTACCAGCACAAATTTTACCTGATGCAAACCTAAACAATACCAATACGAATAAAATTGGTTGGTATTGGAATGAAAGTTATAAGCGAATCAGATATGCAAGTGCTGTGGTTTCTAGAATTGACAATGCTACTTATAAAAATGAGGCAGAAAGAAATCATGTTTTGGGAAAAGCATATTTCCATATCGCTAGAACTTATTACAGACTGACAATGCAATTTGGTGATGTGCCAATGGTATTAGGTGAAACTACTTCTCCTCGCCTTGACTTCAATACAGTTGATAGAGAATCTATTCTTAGAAAATGTAAGAAAGATTTAGAATTTGCTGCGAAATGGGTAAAAACAGAGAAAGAAGGTAACGTTATAGGTGATGTAACTAAGGCAGCTTGTAATCACGTATTGACACAAGTAAACTTAGCTTTGGGAGAGTTTGATGCTGCAATAGCTTCTGCAAATGCAATTATCAATGATGGTCATCATGCATTAATGACTCAGCGATTTGGTGTTGATAAAAGTGATCCAACAAAAGACGTAGTTTGGGATTTACACCAAGGTCTTAATAAAGCTTTACCAGAAAACACTGAAAGAATTTATTTGATGATCGCTAGAGAAGGATTCGAAGAAGATGACAATAGCAGAATCAGTGTTATGCGTCAGGTTGTTCCTTTCTGGGGAAATAATATCAATACTCCATCGGGTGTTAAAGGAACTAGTGATCAGCCATTAGGAAGTGCAAGTGTAGAAATTGACTTAGTAAATAAGTATGGTAGAGGAATTGGTCGTTGTAGATCTTCTGCTTACCACCATACTGAAATATGGGGAGACAAAACTGACTACCGCCATAAAAAAGGAAACTGGGTTGAAATGAGTGACTTGGTGTATAACCATCCAAATTTGAAAGCAAAGGGTGATACATATTACAACAAAAACTTACAGCTATATAGTAACGATGGAAACCTACTTTGTGCCGATACTATCAGAAGCTGGTACGGATGGCCACAGTATAAAACTTTCGTAGCTGACCCTACTGATGTAACTCCAGATGGAGGTAGAGGTGATTGGTATCTTTACAGATTGGCTGAGACTTACTTATTACGTGCCGAAGCTTATTACTGGAAAGGTGACTTAACAAATGCTGCTGCAAGTATTAATGCTGTAAGAACTAGAGCAAATGCCGCTCCTATCGCTGTTAATGACGTAAATATTGGTACTATTTTGGACGAAAGAGCAAGAGAGCTTTTCTACGAAGAACCAAGAAAAACTGAGTTAACTAGAATGGCTTATATCTTAGCAAAAACTGGTAAGCAAGCTTATAACGGTAAAACTTATAACTTGGCAAACTTCTCTAAAGACAACTTTTGGTACGATAGAGTTATAGAGAAGAATAACTTCTATAGAGAAAATATTGTTGCACCACATTACACTTATAGAGCTGCACCACATATTGCATTGTGGCCTATTCCTGCAAGTGCGATAAATGCCAACACCAAAGGTGTTATCAATCAAAATGAGGGTTACCCAAGTTTTGGTAAAAAAATAACTCCATACAAATGGGTTGATGGTGAAGGTGAGGGAGAACTTGTTCCCCAATAA
- a CDS encoding trehalose 6-phosphate synthase/phosphatase, with amino-acid sequence MSKTIIVSNRLPLSLTIEDDNVIASPSVGGLATGLKSVHSEGNGVWVGWSGLTEEEIDKKLAPKVNKALQKQKCASVSLSQAEVDGFYFGFSNRTLWPLLHYFTEYAEFNSADWETYKSVNQKFADLVVEHIEEGDQVWVHDYQLLLVPAMIKALRPDVKIGFFLHIPFPSFEVFRILPWREEILNGMLGADLIGFHTYAYERHFLSSVQRLLGCELSFNTIQFETRQIKVESFPMGIDFKKFYESAVLHEQKSEADKSEIQQSIDAHFKIKGKSNFILSIDRLDYTKGIAKRLLAFEHFLEKYPEYSGKVRLVMLAVPSRSNVPQYQDLKNEIDQLVGRINGKFSDINWTPIWYFYRSMPFENLIDLYCSCDIALLTPVRDGMNLVAKEYIACRTDLSGVLILSEMAGASNELNESLIINPNNYDQVADSIKQAIEMPLEEQKSRNKVMQDRIERYNVERWAKEFLQQLTDVPTWQQEHEANKISEKIENQLLEDFNSKSKRMIFLDYDGTLAPFKKKPEDAKPTKELYKILDALQADPKNNLTLITGRDKEIFGEWFGDKPYTLICEHGLWQRVAGEEWKILEKVTNSWFEVIYPIIERFIDRTPGSSLEIKNYSLAWHYRNVDPVLGLNKANELKATIQPLIANHDLEIMDGDKVLEVKVSGVNKGRASSRWTMENEHDYIIAIGDDWTDEFMFTDLPKETVTIKVGNKKTVARYRMKGTKQVHDFLKKCAALD; translated from the coding sequence ATGAGCAAAACAATAATAGTATCCAATAGATTGCCACTATCCCTCACCATTGAAGATGATAATGTAATCGCATCTCCAAGTGTAGGCGGGTTAGCAACGGGGCTAAAATCCGTTCATAGCGAAGGTAACGGAGTTTGGGTAGGTTGGAGTGGACTTACCGAAGAAGAGATTGATAAAAAATTAGCACCTAAAGTTAACAAAGCCTTACAGAAGCAAAAGTGTGCTTCGGTATCGCTGAGTCAAGCTGAAGTGGATGGCTTTTACTTTGGCTTTAGTAATAGAACTTTATGGCCGCTGTTACACTACTTTACGGAGTATGCTGAGTTCAATTCAGCAGACTGGGAGACATATAAATCTGTCAATCAAAAATTTGCAGACTTGGTAGTTGAACACATCGAAGAAGGTGATCAGGTGTGGGTGCACGATTATCAATTATTACTGGTTCCAGCGATGATTAAGGCTCTTAGACCTGATGTGAAAATTGGATTCTTTCTTCATATTCCATTTCCATCATTTGAAGTCTTTAGAATATTGCCTTGGAGAGAAGAGATACTAAATGGTATGCTTGGGGCAGATTTGATCGGTTTTCATACTTATGCCTATGAACGACATTTTCTTAGTTCGGTACAGCGACTACTTGGTTGCGAATTAAGTTTTAATACAATTCAGTTTGAAACTAGACAGATAAAAGTGGAGTCTTTCCCAATGGGAATTGACTTCAAAAAGTTCTATGAAAGTGCTGTTTTACACGAACAAAAAAGTGAAGCAGATAAATCTGAAATACAACAAAGCATAGATGCACATTTTAAAATAAAAGGGAAATCGAATTTCATCCTGAGTATTGATCGATTAGACTACACTAAAGGAATTGCAAAGCGATTGTTAGCATTTGAGCACTTTTTAGAAAAATACCCAGAGTACTCTGGAAAAGTAAGATTGGTAATGTTGGCAGTACCAAGCAGGTCTAATGTGCCACAATACCAAGATCTTAAAAACGAGATTGACCAATTGGTAGGCCGAATAAACGGTAAGTTTTCGGACATTAATTGGACGCCGATTTGGTATTTCTATCGATCAATGCCTTTCGAAAACTTGATTGACCTCTATTGCTCTTGCGACATTGCATTGCTCACACCTGTGAGAGATGGAATGAATCTTGTTGCCAAAGAATATATTGCTTGTCGCACAGACCTTTCTGGAGTTTTGATCTTAAGCGAAATGGCGGGAGCTTCTAATGAACTCAACGAATCGCTCATTATCAATCCTAACAATTATGACCAAGTTGCTGACTCTATCAAGCAAGCGATAGAAATGCCGCTGGAGGAGCAAAAATCCCGTAACAAAGTCATGCAAGACCGTATTGAAAGATACAATGTGGAACGATGGGCAAAAGAGTTTTTGCAGCAACTCACCGATGTACCTACTTGGCAACAAGAACATGAGGCAAACAAGATCTCCGAGAAAATAGAGAATCAGCTTTTAGAAGACTTTAATTCTAAAAGCAAGCGAATGATATTTTTGGATTATGACGGTACACTTGCACCTTTCAAGAAAAAGCCAGAAGATGCCAAGCCAACGAAAGAGCTTTATAAAATATTAGATGCCCTGCAGGCTGATCCTAAAAACAACTTGACCCTTATAACAGGAAGAGATAAAGAGATTTTTGGTGAATGGTTTGGAGATAAACCTTATACTTTGATATGTGAACATGGGCTTTGGCAACGAGTTGCTGGAGAGGAGTGGAAAATACTGGAAAAGGTCACCAATAGCTGGTTTGAAGTTATTTACCCTATCATAGAACGATTTATTGATCGCACTCCTGGTTCGAGTTTAGAGATTAAAAACTACTCACTTGCTTGGCATTACCGCAATGTGGACCCAGTATTGGGACTCAATAAAGCAAACGAACTCAAAGCAACTATTCAACCTTTGATTGCCAATCATGATTTAGAAATTATGGATGGAGACAAGGTACTGGAAGTCAAAGTTAGTGGGGTAAATAAAGGGCGAGCTTCTTCTCGATGGACAATGGAAAATGAACATGATTATATCATTGCCATAGGAGATGATTGGACAGATGAATTTATGTTTACCGACTTACCGAAAGAAACAGTTACCATCAAAGTGGGTAACAAAAAAACAGTAGCTAGGTATAGAATGAAAGGAACAAAGCAAGTTCATGACTTCCTTAAAAAGTGTGCTGCATTAGATTAA
- a CDS encoding Glucoamylase (glucan-1,4-alpha-glucosidase), GH15 family: MTNLDYGIIGNCQSAALVSKYGNIEWCCLPQFDSPSLFAKLLDEKKGGSFDVVVDSSYSISQKYIPNTTILVTEFSNGTDVFEFIDFMPRYKEDNGQYHAPSEVVRYVKLISGAPKFKVNYNPKLLYAKEQVATKDKNEYIKTKTTSGPYDSVYLYTSFDHEVVLNQGEITLDGHGYFIISYNEKLFHQSVDRVYLKMQRTRVYWLNWSDNTTQYNFYNEEIMRSALTLKMLTFEKSGAVLAAATTSLPETIGEVRNWDYRFCWIRDASMVIKVVSGLGHDRVAENFLKFIVNIIPNKDEKMQIMYGINGQKDLEEKFLDHLEGYKGSKPVRIGNAAFVQKQNDIYGILMDVIYQLFARFNTSLFNSEELWTITKTTVEIVSSNWEKADKGIWEFRTEERHFTFSKLLCWVAIDRAIKIADLLHKTHKAQKWITLRDKIAREIHEKAWNEEVQAFTQSYGSKDLDASTLLMESYGFIQAKDERYVKTVLATEKELCNDGLMYRYKNEDDFGLPSSSFTICSFWFINSLYKTGFRKKAKDMFDQLLSYSNHLGLFSEDIDFKTKRLLGNFPQAYSHLALIETAINFSGGFSEEMEVMNVLREGPPVVEE, encoded by the coding sequence ATGACAAACCTCGACTACGGAATTATAGGTAATTGCCAAAGTGCTGCGTTGGTAAGCAAATACGGAAACATTGAATGGTGTTGCCTTCCTCAGTTTGATTCTCCCTCACTCTTTGCCAAATTATTAGACGAAAAGAAAGGAGGTAGTTTCGATGTAGTAGTCGATAGTTCTTATTCCATTTCTCAAAAGTACATTCCAAATACAACCATTCTTGTAACTGAATTTAGCAACGGAACCGATGTATTTGAGTTCATTGATTTTATGCCCCGGTATAAAGAAGATAATGGGCAATACCATGCACCTAGTGAGGTCGTAAGGTATGTAAAGCTCATCAGTGGAGCTCCTAAGTTTAAGGTCAATTACAACCCAAAACTTTTATACGCCAAAGAGCAAGTTGCCACCAAGGATAAAAACGAATACATCAAGACGAAAACAACTAGTGGACCGTACGATTCCGTATATCTATATACCTCGTTTGATCATGAAGTTGTGCTAAACCAAGGTGAAATCACATTGGATGGTCATGGCTATTTTATCATTAGCTATAATGAGAAACTTTTCCATCAGAGTGTTGATAGAGTATATCTTAAAATGCAAAGAACCAGGGTCTATTGGCTAAACTGGAGCGACAATACGACACAATATAATTTCTATAACGAAGAGATTATGCGTTCTGCATTGACCCTCAAGATGCTCACTTTTGAGAAGTCAGGGGCTGTTTTAGCTGCTGCCACTACCTCATTGCCTGAGACCATAGGTGAAGTAAGAAACTGGGATTACAGATTTTGCTGGATTCGCGACGCTAGTATGGTAATAAAAGTAGTTTCCGGCTTGGGACATGATAGAGTCGCCGAAAACTTCTTGAAGTTTATCGTGAATATCATCCCAAATAAGGATGAAAAAATGCAGATCATGTATGGTATCAATGGACAAAAAGACCTCGAAGAGAAGTTTTTAGACCATTTGGAAGGATACAAAGGAAGTAAGCCTGTTCGCATAGGTAATGCCGCTTTTGTACAAAAACAAAATGACATATACGGTATTTTGATGGATGTGATCTATCAGCTTTTTGCAAGGTTTAATACTTCACTTTTTAACAGTGAAGAACTGTGGACCATTACCAAAACCACAGTAGAAATAGTGAGTAGCAATTGGGAAAAGGCCGACAAGGGAATTTGGGAGTTTAGAACAGAAGAAAGACATTTTACTTTCTCCAAATTGCTATGCTGGGTTGCGATTGATAGAGCAATAAAAATTGCTGACCTACTTCACAAAACACACAAAGCACAAAAATGGATAACTCTTAGGGACAAAATTGCACGAGAAATACATGAAAAAGCGTGGAACGAAGAAGTACAAGCTTTCACGCAGTCATATGGATCCAAAGACCTTGATGCATCAACACTACTCATGGAAAGCTATGGATTTATTCAAGCCAAAGACGAGCGATATGTAAAAACCGTATTGGCCACTGAGAAGGAATTATGTAACGATGGCCTTATGTACAGATACAAGAATGAGGACGACTTTGGCTTACCATCTTCTTCTTTCACTATCTGCTCATTCTGGTTTATCAATAGTTTATACAAAACTGGTTTCCGCAAAAAAGCGAAAGACATGTTTGATCAATTATTATCGTATAGCAACCATTTAGGGCTTTTCAGTGAGGATATAGATTTCAAAACCAAACGTCTTTTAGGTAATTTCCCACAAGCATATTCGCACCTTGCATTGATAGAAACTGCAATCAACTTCTCAGGTGGATTTTCGGAAGAAATGGAAGTGATGAATGTGCTAAGAGAAGGACCTCCAGTGGTAGAGGAGTGA
- a CDS encoding Phytanoyl-CoA dioxygenase (PhyH), whose amino-acid sequence MSNKQRLKSSELELGKLGIAYLKEIWTSTKFQKEGRSSERSILKHNYVTAVFDALGVGLEPTYQYLFNESPSFEQFEDWILENGNVSKEMIQLCNSAILSQSNEVNINDNILDEEVLSHWESEGYVIIPNAISKADCEISRNAIFEFLDIDPKDNSTWYNEHSGKKGIMVQLFHHPQLDQNRFSEKIKRAFAQLWKRSDLIVSIDRVSFNPPENENYKFPGPNLHWDVSLKQPIPFGLQGLLYLSDTPANQGAFTLVPGFHRKIDDWLTHLPKDVNPRGVDLQQLGPKPIAAKAGDFIIWNQKLPHGSSPNLGDNPRIVQYINYLPIDREIETAWI is encoded by the coding sequence ATGAGCAACAAGCAAAGACTGAAATCTAGTGAGCTTGAGCTAGGAAAACTTGGTATAGCTTATCTGAAAGAGATTTGGACTTCCACAAAGTTTCAAAAAGAAGGACGATCGAGTGAGCGAAGTATACTTAAGCACAATTACGTTACAGCAGTATTTGATGCTTTGGGAGTTGGATTGGAGCCTACGTATCAGTATTTATTTAATGAATCGCCGTCTTTTGAACAATTCGAAGATTGGATACTTGAAAATGGTAATGTCTCAAAAGAGATGATTCAACTTTGTAATTCAGCTATTTTATCCCAAAGTAATGAAGTAAATATTAATGATAATATTTTAGACGAGGAAGTATTATCTCATTGGGAAAGCGAAGGGTATGTTATCATTCCCAATGCTATTTCTAAAGCTGACTGTGAGATAAGCCGAAACGCAATATTTGAGTTTTTGGATATAGACCCTAAAGATAATTCCACTTGGTATAATGAACATTCTGGCAAGAAGGGTATAATGGTGCAATTGTTTCATCATCCTCAGTTAGATCAAAATAGGTTCTCGGAAAAGATAAAGAGGGCTTTTGCACAACTTTGGAAAAGAAGTGATCTAATTGTAAGTATTGATAGGGTTAGCTTTAATCCTCCAGAGAATGAAAATTATAAATTTCCTGGGCCCAATCTTCATTGGGACGTGAGTCTAAAGCAACCAATCCCTTTTGGCCTTCAAGGTTTGTTGTATCTAAGTGATACCCCTGCGAATCAAGGAGCATTTACTTTGGTGCCTGGGTTTCATAGGAAAATTGATGATTGGCTCACACATTTACCAAAGGATGTGAATCCGAGAGGGGTTGATTTACAACAACTTGGACCAAAACCAATAGCAGCAAAAGCAGGTGACTTTATTATTTGGAATCAAAAGCTTCCTCATGGTAGTTCTCCAAATTTGGGCGACAATCCACGTATAGTACAATATATCAATTACCTCCCGATTGATAGGGAAATAGAGACAGCTTGGATTTAA